The Nicotiana tabacum cultivar K326 chromosome 1, ASM71507v2, whole genome shotgun sequence genome segment ggtcccgggctaaacggtcccgggctcgtgggcttaccAAAGAAGACCAGCCCGCCTCGGGCTTTAAAAGACCACCAAGACCGGCCCGTGAGGCCCGTTAAGACcacgggcccggtccggtccggttcggGACCGGCCCATAGGGAATAGTACAATGAAAAATCTAGCTAGTATCATGGTTTGGACAGAGAGTGAATTTTCTTTGGAATTTCTGCCATTGGAACTTGGAAGGCACTACGAATTGTATAGAATCATACAATCATGTGGTTTTGATTGGAGAAGTTgacttttctctttcattttaattACTCCTTGTGCTAAAAGAATAGTACTCCCTCGTTAATTGAgcatgaattttaaaaaaaattgaatttattttCTAAACATGTCATAAAAATAATCAGTATAATAGTATctcattaagaataaaattaaaattttctatttttttaactgattattatgaaaaaaatatcacattaagaggtcgtttggtatgagtataagaaggtataagagtggtataagaatttaataccatcttaatactctgtttggttagcaaactaGGTATAGTTATCTCGGTgttgggataacttataccttatagaaggtggggtaattagcatcggtataacttataccttcttcttagaaattatgcaattgtcattcttaatacaacataccaaacaatgaataaacaacaatcccagcataacttatcccaatataacttataccggtataaatcgtattccaaccaaacgacccctaagggtgcaaaatataatttaattaaggaTCCTAGTAATGATAATTCCATTTGTGTTAGTATTTTCAATGATTGCATGTTATTAATGAATCGATAGGGGCTCTTTATCATTTAACACAACTTTAGGGAACATAATCTAAGTTGTTGATAATTTGGCTTGGTCGATCCAATCATGATATTGAAGGAGTAGACCTTTTCTcgagaaaaaaaaaaatcttgcaATTACGAAAATCACAACACAAGCATGCTTTTTCTGttcattctatttatttattttttttttaaaaaatcagcATGAACATCACATTTCCCTTTTCCAAGCTTGAATgctcgttcaatttcttatcgattcTTAAATCCTAGCCATCCGGAACTCGAAAGTGAAGTGCTATGTCGGGGTGGCGAGacgggaaaaaagaaaagaaattgggatTCCCAGTTCCGACCTACTAGCCAAAGAAGATGTCAGGATGTTAATTTTGTGTACTCTGCAGTTTCTCATTTGTTATGCTTCAGAAGTCGCAAACACACTACTAGTACTGTGATGCTTTCAATATCCGGCAGCAATCCGTCGGGTGGCTGCCTGAATGCTATCAATCTGCAATAATATACTAATACTGTTTTTTGCTCTATTTGGCATTCCCTTTGACTCACCATTTGCTCATGGCCATGCACCACCATCATCATTGCCATTAGGGGGAAAAGCGAGTCCGAAATTAAAGTGTGATTCTTTTGGACTCAAGCGAtgcaaataagtaaaaaaaaaaaaatgggtacCATTTTATATATTGCGTggttattcaccgcgctataccttaacgacacgtttgtccgttaaggtatagcgctgTTAATGTGGACCCACAAATAATTCATATGCACTTAACTGACTCATCAATAATTCATATAGGTATAGCGCCTATTATGCATGTGCTATACATCAAATAATTGTACCCCCAGACtggtttttttcttatttaaggagtttcagaatttggtaaaaatctATTCAGGATCCTTCAAATCTTCTGAAATATTTgttcgttaagttattttgcatttttttcaTAATATCCGAAGagcgaaaaattagggtttcattatattgggggttGAAGTTGGGGTGAAGAATAACTCAGTATGTTATAGTTGTTCTCCACAAtttcatgttaagttgccacttgcaatggagtacgatagattggtaTCGTTGTGATGTAAAAAAAATGAGTATGAGCAAACGTTGggtgaatattaaagtaaccggaGGATATCCGTATTCTGTTACTCCGCAAGGGAATGTTTGTTATGTttagtttaacatcgaagacgataAAACTCTGACAGTTTTTTTGAGGACTCTAAATGAACAGCGGgaacttcttgtgataaaaatattagaaatgtacgtcaaggctgaaaacgttcgcaataatgagatTCCGCAAAGTAGGAATATCTCTCAATCATCGGGTAGTTtttttttggagcagttttattCGAACAGattccggatgaaagagtttaGACAGacctaaacttatctccacgggcgaatgcGAAGCGAGGACATAATTTCTCCTtaagtttacataatccacaagctgagtggtaaactttaatttttctttgtgttatgatgtttatttttatgtactgaatttgtattaacactcatatatttcaCAGGGAGTTCCGGTCTGATATGAATTTTACAACTTATGAACCAAGGGACAATTCAaatatgcctagttttggtgtgttggatcatgatGGTCCATCCAAGAGTCATCATCAACAGGGAGTCATCATTAACAGGATAACGTGCATCATGGGATACcaacacattatgatttgtaagtgaagtgttaaagtttatatgtaaagttttgataaatttgagaaactcattattgTATTGGTTGGGCAGTGAAAACAAGCAACTTGAAGGTcatgtccttactcaattgcccgaagacgacatatttaatcgAGATCTAGCATATGCATAGAGTGaggaagataatagtgattatgacaacaatactgatgagtctggagattacacacccttccctgatgatgGTGATAATGATGAGGACGAGAATAATAAGCCTGATTTGACGAAGGAGCATgttccacctcccgttagaccaagagtgtacgagtacCATGTGCCATTTCATTCAAGGGAgtttccctaccttgatcagttgctaagtatgccggatgtgggtACCCTTAAAAGGAATCTTGATGAAATTCgaacagcaatgtgggatgaatctagagcaacgGTGTTGTCAAAGGGTATGCTTTTTGCTGATAAAGTGCGCCTAAGTAGGGCGGTGCGAATGTACAACATAAACGAGTGTCGTGAGATCGCGGTTCATGAGTCATCTCTAGAAGTATACAAGGTTATTTTTCATAGATGGTTTCAAGGATATAATTGGATACTTCGTGCGAtaaagttgaaaaaaaatatgTGGATTGTGGGTAAATAtattggcacccacaattgtgaaatgaACACATTtagtgggaatcattttaacttgaatattgacttgatttctcttgtcttgattccacacattgaagcgtccataaggtataagaTCAAAGAGTATATAATATATGTCCACCAAGTATATGGGTGTACCATTACCAAACGAAAGGCATTTCTGGGGCGCAAACATGAGtgtgaaattgtttatggtaactgggataaatCTTTTGcctctctacccaggtacatggtcgagccgcattgcaacactttaaccccgggactgttgttgaatagAAGCTTGATCGGAGTTCGGGAATACCAGAACACATATTCacatattcagatatgtgttgtgggcatttaaaccagccattggtagttttgtgcattgtcggtcggtaatatccatagacgacactcatgtctatggaaagtatgatattaagttgttgatcgttgttgcagtagatgctaatagaagtatatttcccctagcatttgctatttgtgccaatgaaagccaagaaatgtggacattatttttgaaccacttgaaggaacACGTTGCCAGACAatgttcaggtatttgtctaatatctgatcatcatggcggtattttaagttctataCAGAATTTGTGTGCATGGCAGAAACCGTATGCCTACCACCATTACCATGTTAGGTACTTAAAGGCTAACTTCCAGAGGGCTTATCCGAACAAGGACTTgtatgatttaatgtggatggctacaatagatcaccaagagtgtaaattcagaAGGCGAATGGAATTGATTATCCAGGAAGACCCAGAAGCCTATCGTTgattgatgcgacatgagcttgacaagtggactttgcatgcggatggtggtagAAGAAGTaaaattctgactacaaatgtatcagagtctttcaacgggttattgaagtctaaacgtggattgcctgtcactgccatggtgcggatgtcattcaagcagatggcggagaggtttgtttaAAGATTTAGAGGTGCATCATCATTGATGGAAagaggtgttgaatttatgccacaaccaatgaaacgatttgagaaatacaggaagcgagcacagtggcattcatttttgcagtattgcattgagcgaaatatttttgaagttcgcattGGTCTGCATCACAACCAGGAGAATAATACACACACCGTCAATGAAGCTAGAAGATTATGTTATTGTGGAAAATGATCTATCTATCACTTGCCatgctcacatgccatgaagtgctttgAACATACAGGTTTCGCGGTAACGAggtacgttgataaagaatatagtattgctgcatacttaaacacctatagtggacaGTAGCAGCCAATGGGTGCTGATCATTATTGGCTTGAGGAAAAGTACACCACCAAACATCAGCAGTAGCAACAATCTCGTGTGTCGGTCGATATCCTCCGGCGGTGAATCATCCATAATCTCCGCATCCATCGCTACTAGATGCTGTCGGACGGGCGTCAGCTGCAAACAACTGGCCCCACTCAATATAGTATCCTTCGCTGGCTGAAAACCGGTAAGCCGCTACAACATATACACGTAATGTAATCCCCTATAGTCTCTAAGAGCATGCGGGTAAGCTACAGGTAATCCATCAAACGGCAGCCCGAAAAGAACCTCCACGCCCTCAAGCATGATGGTAGCCTAGCCGGTGGGTAGATGAAACGTGTGCGCCTCCGGTCGCTACTACTCTGTCAGAGCCGTGATCAATGCGCAGTCAAACTGCAATCGCCCAATCTCTATGATCCTATAGAAACCCGTATTCTGAAGGCGTCTAACTACACGGAGATGGAGTGGGTGGTCCCTAATAAACTCCCACACGTTTGGGGCGAAATGTCTGGGACAAACACTGTCCATCTCAGATGTATGAAGACCTATGGTTGCCCTGTAGCAACAGTAGCTTTCGAGATACAGATCTGGGATGCACAAGGGGAACCTCCATGACGATgtctgtaaattaaataatattaattaaagtatttttctttttaattgcttaacatctttaaatatattgcaatatcttttatattaatatttaatcgatatttttacaatattagtacTTACATTGATACACtttctatattattttatatgttagtatattattttatatgttagtttattattttatatgttagtttattattttatatatttatttattattttatatgttagtttttattttatatgtttgtttattattttatatgttagtttattattttatatgtttgtttcttattttatatgataatttattattgtatatgtttgtttcttactcacctatttttgggtataatagaattaaataattaattttcataactatacatgatataattaataagtaaaaatacttagtttgacaaatattgttgtttttatgttattttcttacatttattgactaaaattcaagagagtttgtgtttgaactatcatcaTATATTTTTGGGATTAACAAATAATTAACTAATCAATTTCAATAATTATCAAGATACTAGGATAAAGGGtactatattttactacgctaaagggcactacattttactacgctaaagggtACTACATTACAATTACGGGCACTACATTAAAATTACGGGCACAACGTAATACTAAAAGGCACTAAGCAACAATAAAGTCACATATTAATATATGTACAACAATAAAATCTAAATAATATTAgttattcataaaataataatttatctattttactaatcttttagcacataaataatTTAATCgggataaaaaataacaaattaatttaatcataaaataatcacaaaaataatataccacagtaaaaaaataactaataaatatttttataataactaataacattaattattcataacataataatttctctattttactaatTATTTAGCACAAAATaatctaatccggataaaaaataacaaattaatgaaatcacaaaACAATCATGCAAAAACATAGACCAGAGTAAAAAAACAACTAATGCGCATTTTATacatgagttttaacaaaaaGTAAGTTGGAATATCTCGATTTATAATTTCTGAAAGGTGAAGatttgagggggggggggggggcgaaaCAAGCAAACCACTACGCGGTAATGCCTTAGATCCTGTGTTAGCTTGCTATAATACGGAGAAGAAACACTTTTTTTGTGACGGGTGGGCTCCACTGaagtttttttctttaaaaatagagGGGGAGACCGCTGGAATGGGGAAAAGGGGAGGGCACTGATTTTCTGATCGGGAAAGATAGAGGCCCGCTTTTTATGTATGTATAGCGCATGTATTCACTACTCTATATTATAGCACGTCCTATATGTGCGCTATATGACCAGTGGCGAAGCCAAGAAATTCATCTTGGGTGTTCAAAATTGAATGAAGTAAAAAAAATTCCGATAAAGGGTGtttaatatatgttatatataactaaaatctaatattttacctatatatacagtgtaatttttcgacgaaggctAGTTGATTGACCACCCTTAGTGTTATGTAGCTTCGCCCATGTATACGGCCCGCATTTTTTTTGTTCAAGTAAAGCGTGGTTATTCACCTTGCTATACCTTAACAGACAAATgtgtcgttaaggtatagcgcaatAAATACCCacgctatatataaaatggtacccaatttttttttacctatttGCGTCGCTTGAGCTCAAAAGAACCATACTTTAATTCCGGACTCGGGAAAAGGCCACCATAATCGTGGACCACACTTTTTTACGGTTTCTATGTAGGGTCGAATGAGAAACGAGGATTCCTTCCTAGTCATTATtataaatgtatattttttttggttttctatcCGGTGTCCGGTATCTGCATTGGAGCCTGATTATATCCGAATTCGTATCGCATAGGGCCCCATTTGCTTTACCAACACAAGTATCGGATAACTATGTCCACAAGTCTTATTcataataaaaaagaaatcatacaataatttttatttatttatactaaTATTTGAACTCTAATCTCATGATTTTCATCTATTTAATTAATTGTAAGACAATTTTGTCACTTCCTGAAGTAGTCCAAATTTGAATAGGCTTTAGCTTGTAAAGCATAGAATATCAATATTCTTGTTTTATCCTTCAGTAACAAACTACAACACTATTTTGTTGGATAGAGATGGCAATCTTTATTTTATGGAGACTAATCAtttcatctatatatatatatatatatatatatatatatatatatatatatatatatatatattttaaaagcacgaaggctcttagcgaaatgtcgttcgcctgttttatcctttaaaatagatttcacattggataaaatcgtaatttaattattttctactcctaatatttaggatttaaaatcaactaaaattttacatattaaataatttccttatttgaactactaTTTAAAAAGTCCTACAATATTTAGGATGTTATAATCAATTAGAAATTACCTTATAGAGCTACGTGGTAAAATATATAGTAATTAAGTAATATATAAAACTAACTACGAAACTCATATACATATACTTTCCGGAAGGTGAGGAAtccaaaagagttgaaagaaTCGAATTCAATTTGACATTGATTTTGTCATTAATTTAGGTCGTGtacatttttcttttatcttttttattttagaaaataagTTGAGCACAAGTTTTATGTAAGACTTTTATGAGGAAATAGGTAATAAATAATAGTAATTGATGTCgagcatttttttttattttatataaataaaagTGTATATCGTCTATCCTTCCCAAACTGAAGGTGGAACTAGAATTCCAGTAGAATGCCTCTTCTAGGAGGGCCGAAAGAACTGACTAAAAAATTATTACTGTAAGTTTTGATATTGTTACTTATAATTCCAGTACAATAACTCTATTCTTTTAGGATGGCTCGAAGAAtttacttaaatattttgaaataaactAATAATATTAATATGTAAAATTTGTAATGAATCTAAAGTTTCTACACTTTGATCATTCCGTGTGTTGAAATTCAACAGCCACTAGCTAACTCTTCGAGTCAACATCATATATCTTAATTAAATCAGTAAAATTGATGCTCACAAGGGATTATAATGTTGTGTGCTTAGGAATTATAATTTAAACTTATCCCAAATATTAGTTGTTTAGGAGTTCTCTGCGTCAAGATAAACATGAGAGTTTTACTACACGTGAACTTcctattttgtttcttttgcgtGAATCTATCTATttatttaaaactatattttgagtctttgtatctaaaaaaaaaatcatttgaggTCCAGTAGGGAAGGATAATGATGATATTTTGCCTAGAATTTTATTTTTGGGTCTTTTTTAACCAGAATGTGCATGGCGGATCTAGCCTATTGCTCTTCGATCGCTCTTCTCTTCGTACTCAATGTTTCAGTGCTAACCCTTTTTAACAAGCTTATAATTTTTACGAATATACATCAACTATAGCAATCAAAAATTTTGTGATCTAAATCTTTTGGATCACAATTTgtatatttcttttcttttgtatttctACACTTATATGTTCCCATGTTTTTTAAAACCAAACTATAGCTGTTGGTTTCAAATTTTTGCAATAGTAACTTATTcttttaaaatttattgaaaataattcatATCGTATTACTTATTGCTTAAAGAAATGAAATAATCTGCATTTTGCTCACGACAAAGAAAAAAAGATCTTGTCTTTTGTCATTTTGCTGACCTTATCGTATTACTTTTTACCTTGCTTTTTTGAGTTAGCTATAGAGGATCAATATTTATTAATTTCaggaatttatatttttatttataactcAAGCACagtttttaatatattattatatattgcTTAAAAAAATACTCATGAATATGAAATGTACGTGCAACGCGCGTATCCTAAAACTAGTGTAATAAAATAAGAATAATGCCGAAGTTAATTAGTTTGAGATTTGCCCTGCATCTTTCTGTTTCTCTCTGCTAACTGTGTGGAGTGCGGGCGGCTAATAAAgtcgaaatcaggatttgaacaTTATTAGTTGAGTGTGAAGTTCTACCATAACTCATTGATTTATTGATCGATATTTATTATTTGTACTTCCTTATTTAGTggtttttttaaaacaaatataatgAGTCTGAGCCAAACTTAGTGGATTGGATGAACTTGTATGTTAACTCAGGCTGCTAAGGTTTACTTATATTTTTGAGAATAATAGACTAGGGAATGACAGGGTACGTTAACTGGTTTATTACTTGGATAATAGTATTCGATACATGTTTAGCATCAATTAATTGAAGATCCTTCACGAATGTGTTACCCTTTCGATTCGATACATTCATAAACAAAAGAGGTTAACCATAATCAACGGCTAAAAGCTGGGAACTACTTTCGATTGAGGCCACTATAGAGAGTTTTCTGGACAACACCTAATATCCTTCCAATATACAAGATATGTATTTTCACATTTGTAAGACACTGCCTAAAATAACTACTTTATGATCCCCGCTGCTTCTCCCGACACAACTTCAAGGTGCTACTCTTTCGATTGGCTTCGACTCCAGGTCACTTGTTGCCCTAATTTCATCATTAGACTAAGGCATCTCTTGAATTGCATTCTCCTTTTCGATGGATGCCATCACAGTTGCAAGCTGCAACTCAAACATAATAGCAATCAGATTTACTCATCGACAACAACTAAAAATATGATATTCCAGTTCACTTTCCATGATAGGTTATGTCAAGTTACCTGTTCCTCCAATTCTTGTATCTTCTCATCCTTTATTTTCAACTTCCTCTTCTCCCTAAAAATTAGATGTTAGAAGATACAATATGATATTACATGAGAGCAGCAGCATGATATATTTTGACAAGATTAGGAAGTAATTTAGCAATTCTGGGATAATATGAAGGCCAATATGTACGTCAAGATGGTCTAAGAAAGAGATCATCCATTACATGAACAACACTAACTCTAAAAGACAAAAAACCTCTGCCAAAGGCTGAGTGAAGCTTTTCCTCATAATAAAACCACAATGCATAAAGTACATCAACTTTGCAAGCAAACCAAATCATTGCTACAATTTTACACTAGGGGCAGATTCTTTTCTCCTTGAACCAGATCCATGAGATGCAGTTAACGCAGCAACAAAAACAAGTTCATCAAAATCAATACTTATCTGAAAGAAGCAATTCTTGTAAAAATTATTAAAGCCTCTTGTCAAATGGCAAGAGGTAAATTTTTTTGAGAGAATGACAACATGCCTGACGCCTCTGCAGGATTTGGAACATTGAGAGAATATGGTTATTTGATAAGAAAGAAACTACAAAAGCTTCATGGagtttatttcttattattattattattattatcatagACGATCATGATGAAGCAACATGCACAATGACAGTTGATGATCAATTGGTACAAAATTGCAGTTCTTGTGATATACCTGTGCtcaaagtttgaaaattatagcacttttgcagaaaataaaatgacaaacaTTTAAAGAAAAGCAGGTTGGTCGGATGGAAGAGTTCTGAGAAAATAATTGCCTACCACTGCCTCAGAGTGATGACACAACAACCAAGGAAAAGAATGATACCTTTCTTCAATCTCTGATATCTTGGCTTCCCATATCTCCTTGTTTCTGGTAAGATTGTCATTGATCTAGAGGGCTCAACAccaaacaattcaagttcaaaATCAGGATAAATCAAATGGCTGTAAAAGGGAATACAGAGCTAAATAATGATAAACTGGTAACAGCTCAGAGATCAATAACAGTCAATAGACTTCAATAGAACTCACATCATCAAGAAATTTCTTCTCTTCAATGCATTTGTCCAAACGCACTTTTAACTTCATCAACCTTGGAGTCTGACATAGTGCTTTCTCAACAGCTTCCTTAATTTCCCTATCAGTTTCTTCTTCAACCCCTTGCAGTAAGGACTCGAAGTACTATTATCAAAGCAAAAGCTGTTAATACGGTAAATAGAATGTCATTGTCCTAAATTGCTGATCAATATCTCTGCATTCAAATGAATAAACTTGAAAGCACTGGAGACATTCAGATTAACAAACAAAGGAAATCTTACAATCTAGCTAAAAGGTAAGAAGCTTAACCATTTTTTGGTTCTCCAATTGCGAAGTCAAGAGCTCATTGTACTCGTTCACAATCTGCAGTTAGAAAATTTGAAGATTACCAAGTATTCCCAGATCAAGTAATGACCAAAGTCATTCAAAGATTAAGCATTTGACTAGATGAATaagagtaaaaaagaaaaaaaaacatttgtAAATGAAGAGAGAGACATACAGCTTCAACTTTGCTGTTTACAAGAGTCTCACTAAATCCAGGATCTGTAGCACATTCGCAGCTGCAGCAGCCATCATTATCATGATGACAATGGTGGTTGAGCTCAACCAACTTGCCATCAGTTTTAGACTGAATCAAACGGTGAACATAGTTGTCCCCTGAGTAGTCCCAGACACGACGCGTTTCCAGTTCAAGTGCATAGCAATGTTGTGTCTCTTTCCAGTGCCTTATAGCATGAGCTTCTTTGTATCTATAGCAAAATCAACATGATGAACATCAATTACTAAAACCTATACTTACCCAGCAGTGAAAAGATCATTCATCTTTTAGTTCTTCAAAATTGTTTTGGGATAACATCAGCCTTCACATCAATTTAGTCAAATACCAAGAGAGATAGTATTATTACCTTCCACACCCAACAAAACCACAAATAACACACATCCATAGATTTTCTGGTGATTGACAGATAGAACACGTTGAGTTTCCAGGCTGCTGCTGGCAGTATCGACATACCTGAGAGAACATGATTAAGTTGAATCAGCTCATTTCTATTAGTACTTCACATGAAAAACATATTTTCGAACTAACACTGGTATATGATATCTAAAAGCCAGCCTAACTCTCAGTACactaaataaggaaaagaattcTTCCTTCACTGTTAATCAGGCTGATAAACCCTACTTATACTGTTTTCAGCTATcggatatatatattttttcaagtccatgagatttttcttcactAAGCATCAGGGGTATATAATCTCCTCAAACGGTCTAACTTAATCTGATCAGGTGATTGATGATTTACCAAATAACTTCCCGAATATAAGAAAGTCATTGTAACTTGTAAAAGAACGAAAACTCTTGCAACTTTGAGAACCTTACTGTAGTGCCAATTTAATCAAAATTCAACCCTAATATAAGCCACACTTGCTTCAGAGTTCATTGCTAATTTGAAGAGGAAGAAACAACCTATGTTAAGAATACG includes the following:
- the LOC107780984 gene encoding BRAP2 RING ZnF UBP domain-containing protein 2, whose product is MDSGDSSMSKVFHFSSGNPRIEETRGVMHLFCNEQPSFSSQLPVGRKPLLCVLSVPNHMTYADFCQFCGSFVQHMLEMRIVRNDGMEDCYSILIRFDEQKAADTFHKHFSGRKFSSLEDETCNVFFAADVHYTGSIERTQSIPASSTEQPFCPVCLERLDQDTSGILTTICNHSFHCSCISKWTDSSCPVCRYCQQQPGNSTCSICQSPENLWMCVICGFVGCGRYKEAHAIRHWKETQHCYALELETRRVWDYSGDNYVHRLIQSKTDGKLVELNHHCHHDNDGCCSCECATDPGFSETLVNSKVEAIVNEYNELLTSQLENQKMYFESLLQGVEEETDREIKEAVEKALCQTPRLMKLKVRLDKCIEEKKFLDDINDNLTRNKEIWEAKISEIEEREKRKLKIKDEKIQELEEQLATVMASIEKENAIQEMP